CTCTGGTGGCACGAGATCGTGAACGACCGATTCGGCGACCTATGGATCTCGGTGAGCTATTGCCCGCTCACGGGGTCGGGGCTGGCGATGGACGCGACGATCGACGGCCGCAGGGTCGAGTTCGGAGTCTCGGGCCTACTCTTCGCCAACAACCTCGTGATGTTCGACCGGCTCTCCGAGGACCTTTTCGGGCCGCAGCTATCTGCAACCGGAAAATGCCAAAGCTTCGCGAACGCCGTACCCGACCGACATCCTGTGCGCGAGATGAGTTGGGGTGCCTGGAAGGATCTCTACCCGCTGACCCGCGTCGTGAGCGACGACACCGGCTACTCGCGCAACTACCGTTTGTACCCGTATGGCTCGTACGACGATCTGGACAACTCGGACTTGCTTTTCCCGCAGGTTCCGGATGACACGCGGCCTATCAAGGAAAGGGTGCTGGGCATCCGGACCGGAGAGTTCTCGGGGCGCGCTTATCCGTTCGGGGAGCTCGCCGCCCGAGGTAGCACCGTCGCGCTGAACCAGAACGTCGGCGGAGAATCCGTGGCAGTCTTCTACTCGGCAGACGATGGGGAGTCTGCGGTCGCGTACCGTCCGACGGTGAACGGTCAGACGCTCACGTTCGAGGCAGACGGCGACATGTGGCGCGACCTCGAGACCGGGACGAGTTGGAATCTCGCCGGCGCCGCCGTGGATGGACCGCTGGCGCCGGCGCGGCTCGAGCCGGTTGCCGAGGCGTACGTGGTCTTCTGGTTCGCATGGAAGCACTTCCAGCCCGACTCGGAGATCTGGCTGGCGAACTAGCAGCTAAGGTAAGGACTCATCTCCTCGACAACTCCACGCGTCAGGTTGAGTTTCCGACTGCGCCATCACCCCACCGAGAGGCCGTTTGTCCGCAACGTTCGAGTCGCTCACCGTCGTCCTTCCGACCCTGGAAGAGACTCACTCTCTGACGCACACGGTCGAGCGCCTCGTCGGGGACTTGCGGGACGACTTGGCCGAGATCCTCATCATCGTCTGCGACCGCACGACCGAGGCGGCGCTCGAACACGCGAGCGCTGCGGTTGAGAAGTACCCTGACCTGGTGAGCATACACTGGCAGGACCAACCGTTCTTCGGCGGCGCGATCCTCAAGGCGTTCGACATCAGTGTCGGCAGCCACACGCTTCTGATGGCGTCGGACCTCGAGACGAAGCCCGAGGACGCTCCCGTGTTGGTAGCGGCGGCGAAGGCGAACCCTGATGCCGTTATCACTGCCTCGCGTTGGGCCGGGGGCGGCTTCGAGGGCTACAGCAAGTTGAAGCTTCTCGCGAACTGGATCTTCCAGAGGAGCTTTGCGTTGCTGTACGGCGTCGCCCTCACGGACATGACGTTCGGGTACCGCATCTTGCCCACGTATTTGACCAAGACCATCAACTGGGAAGAGAGCCGGCACCCTTTCGTGCTGGAGACGATCGTGAAGCCGCTGCGCCTCGGCGTGCGCGCGGTGGAGGTTCCGACCTCCTGGAAAGCCCGAGTGGAAGGGCAGTCCGTAAACCCATTCATGCGCAACTTCGAGTACTTTCGTCCGGGCCTGAAGACGCGTTTCATGGACCCCAAGAAGATTCTGAAGAGCGACGCGGAAGCGGTCTGATCCCTCAAAAACCCCATCGGAGCGTCGTCGATGTGCAAGGTGATCGTAACCACAACCATCAACCCGCCCACCGACGCACTGCGGAAGTTCGCAGCGATGCCGGAGTGGGAGTTGGTGGTCATCGGCGACAAGAAGACACCGACCGACTTCCACATCGACGAGGCGACCTATGTCACGCCGGAAGAGCAGGAGAAGTACGATCCCAAGCTCTCGGAGGCGCTCGGCTGGAACGTCGTGGAGCGCCGCAACTACGGCTTCCTGTGGGCGCTGGACATGGGTGCAGAGATCGTCGCCGTGGTCGATGACGACAACGTGCCACTCGAGAACTGGGGCGAGCAGATCTTCGTGGGAGAGGAGATCGAGGTCGACTACTACGAGACCGACCTGCTCGCTTTCGACCCGATCGCGGTGACGGAACACAGCCATCTCTGGCACCGGGGATACCCGCCGCAGCTGCTCGCCGAGCGCGATTTCGGTGAGCCCACGCGGAAGGTCGTCGAGCCCGACGTGCAGGCCGACTTCTGGAACGGCGACCCGGACATCGACGCGATCTGCCGCATGCAATTCAAGCCGGACGTGGTGTTCGACCCCGGTCGCTTCCCGCTCGCGTCGAACAAGATCGGCCCGTTCAATTCGCAGAACACGTTCGTCAGCCCGGATTGGCTCGGCGAGTACTTCCTCTTCCCGCACGTAGGCCGTTTCGCCGACATTTGGACTGGGTACTTCGTGCAGGCACACGGCGCGACGCTCGTGTACGGGCCTCCTACTGTGCGGCAGGACCGCAACGTGCACGACCTCACCCGCGACCTCGCGGCCGAGTTCGTCGGATACGAGCACACGCTTGCGCTGCTCCAGCGCCTGACCGAGCACCCGATGGCGATCTTCGACTTCATGCCGGAACGGTCGGCGCTCTCCTACAAGGCGTACCGGAAGCACTTCGAGTGAAGCAGAAACCCGTGCCGCTCAGGCCGCCCGCGTGACCTTGGCGGGGTGGTCGGGTGATGCGAACCACACCGACGGTAGGTGGGCGTCATGCGATCTGTCGTTCGGGTAGTGCGCGCCGTCCGCTGCACGCGTTATTCTGAGCGCCTCCACCGACATTTCAGCTTCATGAGGTGCCTCATGCGGTCGCGCGAGCTCCGCGCCTTCCCTGGCGTTCTCTTCGCACTTCTGGTCACCCTCCCTGCGCCGACTTTCGGCCAGAGCGTCCGGCAGGCAGGCCGCTCCGATGCCGGTATGGTCGCCACCGCCCACCCCCTCGCGACGGAAGCGGGTGTGCGCATGCTGGAGTTGGGCGGAAATGCAGCCGACGCCGCCACGGCTGCCGGATTCGCGATCGCCGTGGTCGAGCCGACCATGAACAGCATCGCCGGTCGAAATCAGATCCTGGTGCGCACTCCCGACGGCGACCTCCATGGCATCGACGGTACTACCCAGGCCCCGTGGGACTACGACTACGACACGGCTCCCCAAGCCAGCTATGGCTATCCCGTCATCGGCGTACCCGGCGCGCTCGCAGGCCTGATCAAGCTTCACACGGAGCACGGGTCGCTCCCGCTCGAGACGGTGATGGCTCCCGCGATCGCTTACGCGGAGAACGGCTTCCGTGTACTACCCGGTGACGCGGCGCGCCAGCTCAGTGGGCTCAGCCAGGCTCAGGAGTTTCCGGGCACGGTCGACGTGTACTACAAGGGCAATGGCACAAGCCACTTCGCCGGAGACTTACTCGTCCAGCGGGACTACGCGAACACGCTGCGCAAGATCTCCCAGGGGGGAAGGGACGTCTTCTATGAAGGTGAGATCGCCGAAAGGATGGCGGCAGATCTAGGAGCGCACGGCAGCGCGGTCACACTCCAGGCGTTCAAGGACTACGTGGCCGAGGACAGCCGGATCGTTCGGGGCAGCTACCGGGGTTACGACCTGATCGGCATGGACGTGCCAGCCGCCGGTGTGCTGGCAATCCAAGCGCTCCAGATCATGGAAAACTTCGACCCCTCGTCGATGACCGAGCCCGAGTGGTTTGCCATCACCGCCCAGGCCCTACGCATGGCGTCGGGTGAGCTGCGCGTCCTGGGTACGGACACGGCCGCCGCGCGCGCGACCTCCAAGCAGTACGCCGCCGGGCTCGCGGGAGAGGTACTCGCGCCCGCCCAGGTGCCGGCCGGACTCCATGACCCGGTCGCGATCATCGAAGACCGTGGCGATCTGTATGGGGGCCACACGACGCACCTCTCCACTGCGGACGCCAACGGAATGTTCGTCGCGCTCACGCAGACGC
This window of the Gemmatimonadota bacterium genome carries:
- a CDS encoding gamma-glutamyltransferase, coding for MRSRELRAFPGVLFALLVTLPAPTFGQSVRQAGRSDAGMVATAHPLATEAGVRMLELGGNAADAATAAGFAIAVVEPTMNSIAGRNQILVRTPDGDLHGIDGTTQAPWDYDYDTAPQASYGYPVIGVPGALAGLIKLHTEHGSLPLETVMAPAIAYAENGFRVLPGDAARQLSGLSQAQEFPGTVDVYYKGNGTSHFAGDLLVQRDYANTLRKISQGGRDVFYEGEIAERMAADLGAHGSAVTLQAFKDYVAEDSRIVRGSYRGYDLIGMDVPAAGVLAIQALQIMENFDPSSMTEPEWFAITAQALRMASGELRVLGTDTAAARATSKQYAAGLAGEVLAPAQVPAGLHDPVAIIEDRGDLYGGHTTHLSTADANGMFVALTQTLGPNMGSKVVTPGLGFLYASTLGGYLGPMEAGARARSNICPFIVMKDGEVVLVLGAAGGGMIPPAVVHAITRVIDFGMSLPEALAEPRVAGGRSGAFNAETSADIGWTAAELDEMRALGIEINPTPRPGAFGRVHGIQYDEATGTWIGAADPDWEGSARGPTIQRVGN
- a CDS encoding glycosyltransferase family 2 protein, with amino-acid sequence MSATFESLTVVLPTLEETHSLTHTVERLVGDLRDDLAEILIIVCDRTTEAALEHASAAVEKYPDLVSIHWQDQPFFGGAILKAFDISVGSHTLLMASDLETKPEDAPVLVAAAKANPDAVITASRWAGGGFEGYSKLKLLANWIFQRSFALLYGVALTDMTFGYRILPTYLTKTINWEESRHPFVLETIVKPLRLGVRAVEVPTSWKARVEGQSVNPFMRNFEYFRPGLKTRFMDPKKILKSDAEAV
- a CDS encoding DUF3179 domain-containing protein gives rise to the protein MKTMRSFLLTVLVAGTTACGDETVAPLDDGATIALCDLAESLTAQGSFPDAIPALTEPALVGAESADYLVDSDRVLGLVVDGEARAYPHNILWWHEIVNDRFGDLWISVSYCPLTGSGLAMDATIDGRRVEFGVSGLLFANNLVMFDRLSEDLFGPQLSATGKCQSFANAVPDRHPVREMSWGAWKDLYPLTRVVSDDTGYSRNYRLYPYGSYDDLDNSDLLFPQVPDDTRPIKERVLGIRTGEFSGRAYPFGELAARGSTVALNQNVGGESVAVFYSADDGESAVAYRPTVNGQTLTFEADGDMWRDLETGTSWNLAGAAVDGPLAPARLEPVAEAYVVFWFAWKHFQPDSEIWLAN